In the Drosophila biarmipes strain raj3 chromosome X, RU_DBia_V1.1, whole genome shotgun sequence genome, one interval contains:
- the LOC108033194 gene encoding transforming growth factor beta-1-induced transcript 1 protein isoform X2: MSEPSVCHKCNEVIEQRIITALGMTWHPEHFACKDCHRPISEATFNIQADEPVCSDCFVKNYSGTCFGCKKPILERTIKAMEQSWHEECFVCNGPCKKPLVGTSFYERDGHPYCRADFEQLFAARCAGCGQPITENAIVALNAKWHRECFKCKKCGTPITASSFAVEDNKPLCTACSG; encoded by the exons TCGGAGCCGTCCGTCTGTCACAAGTGCAATGAGGTCATCGAGCAGCGCATCATCACGGCCCTGGGGATGACCTGGCACCCGGAGCACTTCGCCTGCAAGGACTGCCACCGGCCCATCTCGGAGGCCACCTTCAACATCCAGGCGGACGAGCCCGTCTGCTCCGACTGCTTCGTGAAGAACTACTCGGGCACCTGCTTCGGCTGCAAGAAGCCCATCCTGGAG CGCACCATCAAGGCCATGGAGCAGTCCTGGCACGAGGAGTGCTTCGTGTGCAACGGCCCCTGCAAGAAGCCGCTGGTGGGCACCTCCTTCTACGAGCGGGACGGGCATCCCTACTGCCGGGCGGACTTCGAGCAGCTGTTCGCCGCCCGCTGTGCGGGATGTGGTCAGCCGATCACGGAGAACGCGATCGTGGCCCTGAACGCCAAGTGGCACCGCGAGTGCTTCAAGTGCAAG AAGTGCGGCACTCCCATCACGGCCAGCTCCTTCGCCGTCGAGGACAACAAACCCCTGTGCACGGCCTGCTCCGGCTAG
- the LOC108033194 gene encoding transforming growth factor beta-1-induced transcript 1 protein isoform X1 has protein sequence MSRLIRVRPLPENSPRIMVYYEIFESEPSVCHKCNEVIEQRIITALGMTWHPEHFACKDCHRPISEATFNIQADEPVCSDCFVKNYSGTCFGCKKPILERTIKAMEQSWHEECFVCNGPCKKPLVGTSFYERDGHPYCRADFEQLFAARCAGCGQPITENAIVALNAKWHRECFKCKKCGTPITASSFAVEDNKPLCTACSG, from the exons ATGAGTCGTCTCATCCGAGTCCGCCCGCTCCCAGAAAATTCGCCCAGAATTATGGTgtattatgaaatatttgaa TCGGAGCCGTCCGTCTGTCACAAGTGCAATGAGGTCATCGAGCAGCGCATCATCACGGCCCTGGGGATGACCTGGCACCCGGAGCACTTCGCCTGCAAGGACTGCCACCGGCCCATCTCGGAGGCCACCTTCAACATCCAGGCGGACGAGCCCGTCTGCTCCGACTGCTTCGTGAAGAACTACTCGGGCACCTGCTTCGGCTGCAAGAAGCCCATCCTGGAG CGCACCATCAAGGCCATGGAGCAGTCCTGGCACGAGGAGTGCTTCGTGTGCAACGGCCCCTGCAAGAAGCCGCTGGTGGGCACCTCCTTCTACGAGCGGGACGGGCATCCCTACTGCCGGGCGGACTTCGAGCAGCTGTTCGCCGCCCGCTGTGCGGGATGTGGTCAGCCGATCACGGAGAACGCGATCGTGGCCCTGAACGCCAAGTGGCACCGCGAGTGCTTCAAGTGCAAG AAGTGCGGCACTCCCATCACGGCCAGCTCCTTCGCCGTCGAGGACAACAAACCCCTGTGCACGGCCTGCTCCGGCTAG